One Chroococcidiopsis sp. TS-821 genomic window carries:
- the rpmI gene encoding 50S ribosomal protein L35, whose protein sequence is MPKLKTRKAAAKRFRATGSGKIVRRKAFKNHLLQHKSSARKRRLSQMEVVNERDEQNVRFMLPYL, encoded by the coding sequence ATGCCAAAACTTAAAACCAGAAAAGCAGCGGCAAAAAGGTTTCGTGCAACTGGTAGTGGAAAAATTGTTCGCCGCAAAGCGTTCAAAAACCACCTACTACAGCACAAATCTTCTGCAAGAAAGCGTCGCCTCTCCCAAATGGAAGTCGTCAACGAACGCGACGAGCAAAACGTCCGGTTTATGCTGCCATACTTGTAA
- a CDS encoding photosystem II protein Y — protein MDIDMRVAFVLLPVIAAASWAVFNIAPAAIKQIQAFLNKEA, from the coding sequence ATGGACATCGATATGCGGGTTGCTTTTGTGTTACTTCCTGTCATTGCCGCAGCAAGTTGGGCAGTGTTCAACATTGCACCTGCTGCTATCAAGCAAATTCAAGCTTTTCTCAACAAGGAAGCTTAG
- a CDS encoding VOC family protein, whose translation MHHASIRTADIHRAIAFYELLGFTVCERFTTGYTLACWMEGLNGRIELIQIPQPRPAPDAFNDEHYVGYYHLSFDLSHVTSDLPSWLTALQQRFIQAQQSQPERYQALKVLLEPTQQQIGDRCYEVAFIADPDGLPLEFIRVLG comes from the coding sequence ATGCATCACGCTTCGATTCGCACTGCTGATATTCATCGCGCGATCGCCTTTTACGAACTTCTGGGGTTTACCGTGTGCGAGCGCTTTACTACAGGCTACACCTTGGCTTGCTGGATGGAAGGACTCAATGGCAGAATTGAACTCATTCAAATTCCTCAACCCCGCCCCGCACCAGACGCTTTCAACGACGAACATTATGTCGGATACTACCACTTATCGTTTGACCTGAGTCATGTCACTAGCGATCTTCCTAGTTGGTTAACGGCATTACAACAACGCTTTATCCAAGCCCAGCAGTCGCAACCCGAACGATATCAGGCTTTAAAAGTTCTTCTCGAACCGACTCAACAACAAATTGGCGATCGCTGTTATGAAGTCGCCTTTATTGCCGATCCGGATGGATTACCCTTAGAATTCATTCGCGTTCTGGGCTAG
- the rplT gene encoding 50S ribosomal protein L20, producing MTRVKRGNVARKRRKKILKLAKGFRGSHSTLFRTANQQVMKALRSAYRDRKKRKRDFRRLWITRINAAARQHDMSYSQLIGNLKKANVQLNRKMLAQMAVLDPAGFAKVAEMANQARG from the coding sequence ATGACACGAGTCAAACGCGGTAACGTTGCGCGCAAGCGCCGTAAAAAAATTCTCAAACTAGCCAAAGGTTTTCGCGGTTCGCACTCAACTCTATTTCGCACTGCAAATCAGCAAGTGATGAAAGCACTGCGAAGCGCCTATCGCGATCGCAAAAAACGCAAGCGCGATTTCCGTCGGTTGTGGATTACCCGTATCAATGCTGCAGCGCGACAGCACGATATGAGCTACAGCCAACTAATCGGAAATCTGAAAAAAGCCAACGTTCAACTTAATCGTAAAATGTTGGCACAAATGGCAGTCCTCGATCCAGCAGGTTTTGCTAAAGTTGCAGAAATGGCAAACCAAGCGCGGGGATGA
- a CDS encoding tetratricopeptide repeat protein, protein MDNSLAVVYLSILLVLLSVAGFTIFRQVFKTRRIENALSRLQKKLNKEKGTTQEYYELASIYLDKKVYAQAISLFQKALKAAEQEAEENIAPIYNGLGYAYFAQEQYDLAIRNYKEALKHRPQYITALNNLGHAYERKNLTAQALQTYEQTLEFEPNNSTAKRRAEKLRRRIGVSA, encoded by the coding sequence ATGGATAACTCTTTAGCTGTTGTTTACCTTTCTATTTTGCTAGTGTTACTATCAGTGGCGGGCTTCACCATCTTCCGTCAAGTTTTCAAAACCCGTAGAATAGAAAATGCACTCTCGCGGCTGCAAAAGAAGCTCAACAAGGAAAAGGGAACAACGCAAGAATATTATGAGTTGGCAAGTATTTATTTAGATAAAAAAGTTTACGCGCAAGCGATCTCGCTATTTCAAAAAGCACTCAAAGCAGCCGAACAAGAAGCAGAAGAAAATATTGCTCCTATTTATAACGGGTTAGGCTATGCTTACTTTGCCCAAGAGCAGTATGACTTAGCAATTCGCAACTACAAAGAAGCTCTTAAACATCGACCTCAATACATCACTGCACTCAACAACTTAGGTCATGCTTACGAGCGAAAAAACCTAACAGCTCAAGCACTACAAACCTACGAGCAAACGCTAGAGTTTGAACCCAATAATTCTACTGCTAAGCGTAGAGCAGAAAAGCTGCGCAGGAGAATCGGCGTATCAGCATAA
- a CDS encoding gamma carbonic anhydrase family protein, giving the protein MSVISYWSDPDLSAAAFVAANATVVGKVTLATGVSVWYGAVIRGDVERIEIGEYTNIQDGAILHGDPGKPTILEDYVTVGHRAVVHSAYIERGSLIGIGAVILDGVRVGTGSIVGAGAVVTKDVPPRSLVVGVPGKCIREVSESEAAELITHARHYQKLALVHAGKGTDLGFLP; this is encoded by the coding sequence GTGTCTGTTATATCCTACTGGAGCGATCCTGACCTTTCTGCGGCGGCTTTTGTTGCTGCCAATGCTACTGTTGTGGGTAAAGTCACGCTGGCAACAGGGGTAAGCGTCTGGTATGGTGCTGTCATTCGCGGTGATGTTGAGCGAATTGAAATTGGCGAGTATACAAATATTCAGGATGGTGCGATTTTGCATGGCGATCCTGGTAAGCCCACGATTTTAGAAGATTACGTGACTGTAGGGCATCGAGCCGTTGTGCATTCAGCGTATATTGAACGCGGTAGCTTGATCGGAATCGGCGCAGTCATTTTAGATGGAGTTAGGGTAGGAACTGGAAGTATCGTTGGGGCTGGGGCTGTTGTGACGAAAGATGTTCCGCCGCGATCGCTTGTTGTTGGAGTACCTGGAAAATGCATTCGTGAGGTTTCTGAATCAGAAGCCGCTGAATTAATTACTCACGCACGTCACTATCAAAAGCTAGCGCTCGTTCATGCAGGTAAAGGTACAGACTTAGGATTCTTGCCGTAG
- a CDS encoding S-layer family protein encodes MAIIKGTPGNDTLTGTNSADSIFGFAGNDILRGLGGNDRLFGGTGNDTLNGGTGIDTLNGGAGNDIYIVDSITDTIIDNSGTDTVRSSVSYTLGNKLENLTLTGTRAINGTGNNLNNIIVGNAANNYLVGGQRYSYNDNDTLYGGDGNDTLLGDDRYTSGNDVLYGGDGNDDLRGGYYSLINQDFRDTLYGGNGDDTLRGSDSRFGNANSYGDVLHGGKGNDTYILTSTGDTLIEAANSGIDTVIANFSYTLGSNLENLTLNSRATSGTGNNLNNIIIGNDLNNVLKGLAGSDRLSGGAGKDKLWGSSGGVREKDTLTGGTASDRFVLGNATQVFYDDRNPATDGRSSYALITDFNPNADVIQLQGTRSKYVLAASPSGLPKGTAIYINKPGSEPNELIAIIQGVTGLSLANDYFRFTAGFQFTEELNLADLNGKNGFKIRGINAYDYSGTSVSSAGDVNSDGFADIIIGAPLANSAGESYVVFGAEGFDTNLNLSTLDGTNGFRINSLSTSDSLGTSVSGAGDVNGDGIHDLIIGAPNANSAGESYVVFGKQGGFSANLNLSTLDGTNGFRIRGINSGDSLGTSVSGAGDINGDGLSDIVIGAPRANSAGESYVVFGAEGFDTNFNLSTLDGTNGFKIRGFADNNYSPSSISEAGDINGDGFGDLIIGASTFNGGYSYVVFGKPGKFSASLDLSTLNGTNGFKISGFSTYFSSNISVSGAGDVNGDGFDDLIVGSPSDGDAGFYRGATGKSYLVFGKAAGFTPSLDTSDFNGSNGIVINGIVPSDNSGNSVSGAGDVNGDGFDDLIIGASNADANWQQNAGESYVVFGRNFTGKVTHLGTANSDRLTGTPSNDVIIGGLGNDTLIGGLGADVLYGGAGNDTIAFDASDRRVKGGSGNDTLRVDGTGINLDLINLSNNKMSEFELIDLTGTGDNTLKLNRLELLNLSDTSNELIVKGNVGDTVTVLDRGWRFDRTLDIEGNRYNQYLSGIATLIVDTDITQTFT; translated from the coding sequence ATGGCGATTATCAAGGGTACGCCAGGAAACGATACTCTCACTGGCACTAACTCGGCTGATTCTATATTTGGTTTTGCTGGTAATGATATTTTACGCGGTCTAGGAGGTAACGATCGCCTATTCGGGGGCACAGGCAACGATACACTCAATGGTGGAACTGGTATAGATACCCTGAACGGAGGAGCAGGTAACGATATTTATATTGTTGACAGTATAACAGACACGATTATTGATAATTCAGGTACAGATACCGTCCGGTCATCGGTCAGCTATACGTTAGGAAATAAGCTAGAGAATCTCACCCTAACAGGGACTCGCGCGATTAATGGTACAGGCAACAACCTCAACAACATCATCGTTGGTAACGCTGCCAATAATTATCTAGTGGGCGGACAACGTTACAGCTATAATGACAATGATACGCTGTATGGTGGTGACGGCAACGACACTCTACTAGGTGATGACAGGTATACTTCTGGGAACGACGTCCTCTATGGTGGCGATGGCAATGATGATTTAAGAGGGGGCTACTACTCGCTAATCAATCAGGATTTCAGAGACACTTTGTACGGTGGCAATGGAGACGATACATTGAGAGGAAGTGACTCTCGATTTGGCAATGCCAACTCGTACGGTGATGTCTTGCATGGTGGTAAAGGAAACGATACTTATATCCTTACTAGCACGGGTGACACGCTTATAGAAGCTGCCAACTCAGGAATAGATACGGTTATAGCTAACTTCAGCTATACGCTAGGCAGTAATCTGGAAAATTTGACGCTAAACTCGAGAGCCACTAGTGGCACAGGTAATAACCTCAATAACATCATTATTGGCAATGATCTTAACAATGTCCTTAAGGGATTAGCAGGTAGCGATCGCCTTTCTGGAGGTGCAGGTAAAGATAAACTTTGGGGAAGTTCCGGAGGAGTTAGAGAAAAGGATACTTTAACTGGCGGTACGGCGTCAGATCGATTCGTTCTTGGAAATGCCACTCAAGTTTTCTATGACGATCGCAACCCTGCCACCGATGGTAGAAGTAGTTACGCACTCATCACTGACTTTAACCCCAACGCTGATGTCATTCAACTCCAGGGAACTCGCAGCAAATATGTTTTGGCTGCATCGCCGAGTGGTTTACCAAAGGGGACAGCGATCTACATCAATAAGCCTGGTAGCGAACCGAATGAACTCATTGCAATTATCCAAGGCGTTACAGGTTTAAGCCTTGCGAACGATTACTTCAGGTTTACAGCAGGATTCCAATTTACAGAAGAACTCAACCTTGCTGACCTCAATGGCAAGAATGGCTTTAAGATTCGCGGCATTAATGCTTATGACTATTCAGGCACTTCGGTCAGTTCAGCAGGGGATGTCAACAGCGATGGCTTTGCTGACATTATTATTGGTGCTCCTCTTGCCAATTCTGCTGGTGAAAGCTATGTCGTGTTCGGCGCAGAGGGGTTTGATACCAACTTGAACTTGTCTACCCTTGATGGCACCAATGGCTTTAGGATTAATAGCCTTAGTACTTCCGACAGTTTGGGGACTTCCGTGAGTGGTGCAGGGGACGTCAACGGCGATGGCATCCACGACCTCATAATTGGTGCTCCTAATGCCAATTCCGCTGGTGAAAGCTATGTCGTGTTCGGCAAGCAGGGGGGCTTTAGTGCTAACTTGAACTTGTCTACCCTTGATGGCACCAATGGCTTTAGGATTCGCGGTATTAATAGTGGTGACAGTTTGGGGACTTCCGTGAGTGGTGCAGGGGATATTAACGGCGACGGCTTGAGCGACATCGTTATTGGTGCTCCTCGTGCCAATTCTGCTGGTGAAAGCTATGTCGTGTTCGGCGCAGAGGGGTTTGATACCAACTTTAACTTGTCTACCCTCGATGGCACCAATGGCTTTAAGATTAGGGGATTTGCCGACAACAATTACTCCCCTAGTAGTATTTCAGAGGCAGGGGATATTAATGGTGACGGCTTTGGCGACCTAATTATTGGGGCATCCACTTTTAATGGGGGTTACAGCTACGTAGTCTTTGGTAAACCAGGGAAGTTTAGTGCTAGCTTAGATCTTTCTACCCTCAATGGAACTAATGGTTTCAAAATTAGCGGGTTTAGTACCTATTTTTCTTCAAACATTTCGGTAAGTGGGGCAGGAGATGTCAACGGCGATGGCTTCGATGACTTGATCGTTGGTTCTCCTAGCGACGGTGACGCTGGGTTTTACCGAGGTGCTACGGGTAAGAGTTATTTGGTGTTCGGCAAAGCAGCAGGCTTTACTCCCAGCCTCGACACTTCTGACTTCAATGGCAGCAATGGTATTGTCATTAATGGTATTGTGCCAAGTGACAACTCAGGTAATTCGGTAAGTGGGGCAGGAGATGTTAACGGTGATGGCTTTGATGATTTGATAATCGGAGCTTCTAATGCCGATGCCAATTGGCAACAAAATGCTGGCGAAAGTTATGTAGTATTTGGTCGCAACTTCACTGGTAAAGTTACGCATCTAGGTACAGCAAACAGCGATCGCCTAACTGGCACGCCTAGCAATGACGTCATCATCGGTGGGTTAGGCAATGATACTTTAATTGGCGGTTTAGGCGCAGACGTTCTTTATGGTGGTGCAGGAAATGACACTATCGCGTTCGATGCAAGCGATCGCCGCGTCAAAGGCGGTAGCGGCAATGATACGTTAAGAGTCGATGGTACTGGTATCAATCTAGACTTGATTAATCTTAGTAACAACAAGATGAGTGAATTTGAGCTAATCGACCTGACGGGGACAGGCGACAATACCTTAAAGCTCAATCGCTTGGAGTTACTCAACCTCTCTGACACCAGCAATGAGTTAATTGTGAAAGGGAACGTCGGCGATACAGTAACTGTGCTCGATCGAGGATGGCGCTTCGACCGCACTCTAGACATCGAGGGTAACCGCTATAACCAGTATCTTTCTGGTATCGCCACTTTAATCGTAGATACAGATATTACCCAGACATTCACCTAA
- a CDS encoding TIGR02652 family protein, giving the protein MINPGLQYPIFGPEIQCPHCRQTIPALTLTDTYLCPRHGAFEADPKTGELIHLQSGRHWRRWNSEWYRQHTHPDGIRFEIHEALDRLYTQGYRATRVIIARRYQELISGYLERSTPWRGQSEASKPRLYGLPVEFSPDPQEEPCWEVINFDLEKEPGVPVRYPYFRLFE; this is encoded by the coding sequence ATGATTAACCCAGGCTTACAATACCCAATTTTTGGTCCCGAAATTCAGTGTCCTCACTGTCGCCAGACGATTCCGGCACTGACTTTGACTGATACGTATTTGTGTCCGCGTCACGGCGCTTTTGAAGCCGATCCCAAAACTGGCGAACTGATTCATCTTCAGTCAGGGCGTCACTGGCGACGTTGGAATAGCGAGTGGTATCGACAGCACACGCATCCTGATGGCATTCGCTTTGAAATTCACGAGGCACTCGATCGCCTGTATACGCAAGGATATCGCGCAACTCGCGTGATCATCGCCCGTCGCTATCAAGAACTGATTAGTGGTTATTTAGAGCGAAGTACACCCTGGCGAGGACAGTCGGAAGCCTCAAAACCAAGGCTTTACGGTTTACCTGTAGAATTTAGTCCCGATCCTCAAGAGGAACCATGTTGGGAAGTGATTAACTTTGACTTGGAAAAAGAGCCTGGTGTCCCTGTACGCTACCCTTATTTCCGATTGTTTGAATAG
- a CDS encoding DUF4359 domain-containing protein: MKNPHIITYLGVAALAGIGITMAATNPSLSAYEAYAVQRLTEYLKSDVCSQVPEAFGDFLQRNCAKIVDSSQEQMRLIVTQATQQQNFILFSIYRTNLSVNPLLPSYQFETLGVFNNFYTYSAERQ; this comes from the coding sequence ATGAAAAATCCTCATATTATTACCTACCTTGGAGTTGCAGCCTTAGCAGGAATAGGAATCACAATGGCTGCGACTAACCCAAGCTTGTCAGCCTACGAAGCCTATGCGGTACAACGGTTGACAGAATACTTAAAAAGCGACGTTTGTTCGCAAGTTCCAGAGGCTTTTGGCGATTTCTTGCAGCGTAATTGCGCTAAGATTGTGGATTCGAGCCAAGAGCAAATGCGATTGATCGTTACTCAAGCAACACAGCAGCAAAATTTTATTCTATTTAGTATTTATCGAACGAATCTATCGGTGAATCCTTTACTGCCATCTTATCAATTTGAAACTTTAGGAGTTTTTAATAATTTTTACACTTATAGTGCTGAACGTCAGTAA
- a CDS encoding transporter substrate-binding domain-containing protein, whose translation MNIRAGTAIARWGIPFAIATHAANLPEIQQRGYFLVAVKDNLRPLSYLDAQGNLQGLEIDIAQRLAQDLLGDANAVRFQPVANRDRLAAVIDRQVDFAIANITVTESRARLVDFSLPYYFDGTAIVTKVPSVQNLSDFAARRIAVLNGSSTIPTIRYFMPSVQLVGVDSYTQAYSLLESNNADGFAADASVLSGWVQEYPQYRLLPTLLSAEPIAIAMPKGLQYNALRQQVNAAIARYFTQGWLQQRASYWGLPINQKARFSDN comes from the coding sequence ATGAATATTAGGGCAGGCACAGCGATTGCACGCTGGGGAATTCCATTTGCGATCGCTACCCATGCTGCTAATTTGCCAGAAATTCAGCAACGCGGTTATTTTCTCGTTGCGGTGAAAGACAATTTACGTCCACTCAGTTACCTCGATGCGCAAGGAAACCTGCAAGGGCTAGAAATTGACATAGCACAGCGTTTAGCCCAAGATTTGCTAGGAGATGCTAACGCGGTTCGATTTCAACCTGTCGCCAACCGCGATCGCTTAGCAGCAGTGATAGACCGTCAAGTCGATTTTGCGATCGCCAACATAACGGTGACAGAATCGCGCGCGCGATTGGTGGATTTCAGTCTTCCTTACTACTTTGATGGAACAGCGATCGTAACAAAAGTTCCGTCCGTACAGAACTTGAGTGATTTTGCAGCAAGAAGAATAGCCGTCTTAAATGGTTCAAGTACGATTCCTACGATTCGTTATTTCATGCCATCAGTGCAATTAGTTGGTGTTGACTCTTACACGCAAGCTTACTCACTTTTAGAGTCTAATAATGCTGATGGGTTCGCCGCTGATGCTAGTGTTTTGAGCGGCTGGGTACAAGAATATCCACAATATCGCCTTTTACCAACATTACTGTCCGCAGAGCCAATAGCGATCGCAATGCCCAAAGGCTTGCAATATAATGCCTTGCGACAACAGGTAAACGCTGCGATCGCGCGTTACTTCACACAAGGGTGGCTGCAACAACGTGCTAGCTATTGGGGATTGCCAATTAACCAGAAAGCTAGATTTTCAGATAACTAA